In one Candidatus Nitronereus thalassa genomic region, the following are encoded:
- a CDS encoding FAD-binding oxidoreductase, whose translation MEKRNWFGDLLSHPKEVVTVHSVDDIVRVLTDSSKYPSPVRATGSNHSTTRCAVANEGTNIDMTGMNKIVSIGSDTVTAQAGALYIDVAKELEKQGLQFYVNVELGNLSIGSAACGGTKDSSMPGEWGQVASYVAGMKLVLPSGEVLEVTEAQPDLLQIMRSSYGLLGVIFEATFRIRPLQSMAVYHETFDLEDFAQSLPAIFGKPEAIMMYLWPFDNKITIEFRKYHDRNDRAPSRFVWWARNIVWKNFSPLFAFLVTKLVPIKGLRYFILDTFGILLRFSMNYILRSPHTSPTDQIIRYPEKSGMSRYTFSIWAFPEKSFLQTLRDYFQFCRAYYRSNRYRCNMLNVGYRIAQDQQSLFSYSFHEPVVSIDPVSTGDPGWKEFLLAYNEFCSDHGGVPLFNQSYGITQGQARKAFGDRLNTFEETRKRYDPQNRLFNHYFQELLSIGSE comes from the coding sequence ATGGAAAAACGAAATTGGTTTGGGGATTTGCTTTCTCACCCCAAGGAGGTCGTTACCGTACATTCGGTCGATGATATCGTTCGAGTCCTCACTGATTCCTCGAAGTATCCAAGCCCCGTTCGCGCCACGGGGTCCAATCATTCCACCACTCGGTGCGCCGTGGCGAATGAGGGAACCAATATCGACATGACCGGCATGAATAAGATTGTGTCGATCGGCTCGGATACCGTCACCGCCCAAGCCGGGGCTCTTTATATTGACGTGGCCAAGGAACTGGAGAAACAGGGCCTGCAATTTTATGTAAACGTCGAACTTGGCAATCTATCCATAGGAAGCGCGGCATGTGGTGGGACCAAGGATTCCTCCATGCCTGGGGAATGGGGACAGGTGGCTTCCTATGTCGCAGGGATGAAACTCGTTTTACCATCAGGTGAAGTGCTTGAAGTCACGGAAGCCCAGCCTGACCTGTTACAAATCATGCGCTCCAGTTATGGATTGTTGGGTGTTATCTTTGAAGCGACATTTCGCATTAGACCCCTACAGTCCATGGCCGTCTATCATGAGACCTTTGATCTTGAAGATTTTGCCCAATCGCTTCCCGCCATTTTTGGTAAACCCGAAGCCATCATGATGTACTTATGGCCCTTCGATAACAAAATTACCATTGAATTTAGAAAATATCATGACCGGAATGACCGGGCCCCATCTCGATTCGTCTGGTGGGCGAGGAATATTGTGTGGAAAAATTTTTCACCGCTGTTCGCGTTTCTTGTCACGAAATTGGTTCCCATAAAGGGGCTCCGTTATTTCATCTTGGATACTTTTGGAATACTGCTTCGATTTTCCATGAATTATATTCTTCGAAGTCCGCATACGAGCCCCACGGATCAAATTATCCGATATCCCGAAAAATCTGGAATGAGCCGCTATACCTTCAGTATTTGGGCATTTCCAGAAAAGTCCTTTCTCCAAACCCTGCGGGACTACTTTCAATTTTGCCGGGCCTATTACCGATCAAATAGGTATCGATGCAATATGCTTAATGTGGGATACCGGATTGCCCAGGACCAACAGTCCCTATTCTCGTACTCGTTTCATGAACCAGTGGTCAGTATTGATCCCGTTTCAACTGGCGATCCAGGGTGGAAAGAGTTCCTGCTGGCTTACAACGAGTTTTGTAGTGACCATGGAGGCGTGCCACTCTTTAACCAAAGTTATGGCATTACCCAAGGCCAGGCCAGAAAGGCCTTTGGAGACAGGCTGAACACCTTTGAGGAAACCCGAAAGCGATATGACCCCCAGAATCGACTGTTCAATCATTATTTTCAGGAACTTCTATCCATTGGAAGCGAATAA
- a CDS encoding HD-GYP domain-containing protein yields the protein MPFKPLKTEDLAQGMFVKLDCSWWRHPFATNKFKVTSQKDLETIKKITNLKLFYDPNLSDVLPPSEEDPDSSVTAREIVPEVAPIPESPVEAKVEREEDSDILPGDRKERTKAFKERRDQIKRSEEAYQESTKQAKVALKNLSAGDPRGLQSAEKILTNLTKSLSSERTLMALLEVMNSTEIDDPLYFHVMNVCVLSLLVGKELELEQADLMHLGLGALSHDIGFLNLPRQLRLTKPGFVHQAADPSLHIEQGLKSVLKMEDFPEASIKIIAQHHERLNGSGHPNQLAGDEISLLAKIVMAVDEYDDLCNNPNRQQNHTPYEALSQLYKNASVNQTGEFDPNILVVLIKALGVYPPGTVVELSDGSVGVVVSINSNTRTKPQIMLYVPNVSYDEAVIVDLAKEEGLTIQKSLKPKELSRAVREYLSPHRVTGYFPSAVGISVGASPQPVLR from the coding sequence ATGCCTTTTAAGCCTTTGAAAACAGAAGACCTTGCTCAAGGAATGTTTGTGAAGCTGGATTGTTCCTGGTGGCGGCATCCCTTTGCCACGAACAAGTTTAAGGTCACCTCTCAAAAAGATTTAGAAACCATAAAAAAAATTACTAACCTAAAACTGTTTTATGATCCCAACCTCTCCGATGTATTACCTCCCTCGGAAGAAGATCCCGACAGTTCCGTTACAGCCAGAGAAATAGTTCCAGAAGTAGCTCCAATTCCAGAAAGTCCTGTGGAGGCAAAAGTAGAGAGAGAAGAGGATTCGGATATACTTCCTGGAGATAGGAAAGAACGCACAAAGGCGTTTAAGGAACGGCGTGATCAGATCAAACGCTCGGAAGAGGCCTATCAGGAATCCACCAAGCAGGCCAAAGTGGCGCTCAAGAATTTGTCGGCAGGGGATCCCAGGGGCCTACAAAGTGCGGAAAAAATTTTAACGAACTTGACGAAATCTTTGTCCAGCGAACGAACACTCATGGCACTTCTCGAAGTGATGAACTCAACAGAAATTGACGATCCGTTGTATTTTCATGTGATGAACGTCTGCGTGTTGTCCCTCCTTGTAGGAAAAGAATTGGAGCTCGAACAAGCAGACCTTATGCACTTAGGACTGGGGGCGTTGTCTCATGACATCGGGTTTTTGAATCTCCCGAGGCAACTCCGTCTGACCAAGCCAGGATTTGTGCATCAAGCGGCTGATCCTTCTCTCCATATCGAGCAAGGATTGAAAAGCGTGTTGAAAATGGAGGATTTTCCTGAAGCCAGCATCAAGATTATTGCTCAACATCATGAGCGGCTCAATGGGAGTGGTCATCCCAATCAATTGGCTGGGGATGAGATTTCCCTGTTAGCTAAAATCGTCATGGCTGTCGATGAATACGATGATCTCTGCAATAACCCCAATCGCCAGCAAAACCATACTCCGTACGAAGCTCTTTCTCAGCTGTATAAGAATGCGTCTGTCAACCAAACCGGGGAATTCGATCCCAATATTCTGGTTGTTCTCATAAAGGCGCTTGGTGTTTATCCTCCAGGAACGGTGGTCGAATTGAGCGACGGTTCCGTGGGTGTTGTGGTGAGTATTAATTCCAATACTAGAACCAAACCTCAAATAATGCTCTACGTTCCCAATGTTTCCTATGACGAAGCCGTCATTGTGGATTTGGCAAAGGAAGAAGGCTTGACGATTCAGAAAAGCTTAAAGCCTAAGGAATTGAGCCGGGCCGTCCGTGAATACTTGAGCCCTCATCGAGTGACGGGATACTTCCCCTCTGCCGTGGGAATATCTGTGGGAGCGTCGCCTCAACCAGTGTTGAGATAG
- a CDS encoding dienelactone hydrolase family protein, translating into MRTVIFTLVLILMPSAFALAKVQTQAISYQHGEVQLEGILAWDDSITGKRPGILVVHEWWGLNDYARDRARQLAQLGYVAFAADMYGKDKITVHPDQAGAWMKQVQANVSQWQARAIKGLAVLRSQEQVDPKNIAAIGYCFGGATVIQLAYSGEEIKGAVSFHGALPLPIGKQATKVKTKILIAHGNADPFQKEDHIRKFRNALDKANVDWQMVFYAGARHSFTDPGADARGMDALKYDQAADVRSWKHMQLFFDEIFLTP; encoded by the coding sequence ATGCGAACGGTTATCTTCACACTCGTGTTGATTCTCATGCCTTCTGCTTTTGCTTTGGCAAAGGTTCAAACCCAAGCCATTTCCTATCAACATGGTGAAGTTCAGCTTGAAGGTATTCTTGCTTGGGATGACTCGATAACCGGCAAGCGTCCGGGCATCTTAGTCGTCCATGAATGGTGGGGATTGAATGACTACGCGCGCGACCGTGCTCGACAACTTGCGCAACTGGGCTATGTGGCGTTTGCCGCGGATATGTATGGAAAAGATAAGATCACGGTTCATCCGGATCAAGCAGGTGCCTGGATGAAGCAGGTGCAAGCCAATGTAAGCCAATGGCAGGCTCGAGCCATAAAAGGATTGGCGGTGTTACGAAGCCAAGAGCAGGTGGATCCAAAAAACATTGCCGCCATCGGGTATTGTTTTGGTGGGGCGACGGTCATCCAGTTGGCTTATAGTGGAGAAGAGATCAAGGGGGCGGTCAGTTTCCATGGAGCCTTGCCATTGCCAATAGGGAAGCAAGCGACTAAGGTGAAAACCAAGATTCTAATTGCACATGGCAATGCCGATCCGTTTCAGAAAGAGGACCACATTCGAAAATTCAGAAATGCCTTGGACAAAGCCAACGTTGATTGGCAGATGGTATTCTACGCCGGTGCCCGGCACAGTTTCACTGACCCCGGTGCGGATGCGCGTGGCATGGATGCCCTCAAATATGATCAGGCCGCGGATGTTCGATCATGGAAACATATGCAACTTTTTTTTGATGAAATCTTTTTGACCCCCTAA
- a CDS encoding peroxidase family protein, producing the protein MKNTSTGRSLLLACILPLSLLFGCVTDGSRKEEKISLESCKGKLVTGVLTLAKKRENRFLGKVSEQTALCRGGTEAAAQRDTPWNDWANYYAVGDATSKREGIIKSTGPLSPNGRGINGALLDLELQRIGLIKFNLYDNSRTFEHYIKGREGIDGPALKTWPEMQLPAGHPHFQDVSTESGQLCQGELIRQRTLMGICNDIKNPLMGSTGMLFARNVEFDETFSELSRTELIRNRHGERIGLLTPDPQIISRKLFTRTQSDPSKCQEGSGLEGYSKEANCDYKKAPFFNVLAAYWIQFMTHDWFAHLDEGNNHPESMTVGCRTDLGGRSLSDKDISQLGCRPGDAIGKTLVAEDSEPETFTHNQKSYLTRAPKTFHNHVTAWWDASQLYGYDQTSLQRVKRDPSDPAKLLLVERNTQGNPSNELGYLPLMDSSDPMHDAWQGQEAAAFPDNWTVGLSFLHNVFAREHNLFVEKFRKRAANTPDEDSGLRNPVNPNTVIAYKDVTPEELYQAARLVVSAEIAKIHTIEWTTQLLYNEALYKGMNSNWSGLFAEHPLVAKALEQVVVNNFGESENSKKQTTWYSVFAVGPGIFGLGNERYRGKTVLSGLFPLKEDVWDLTNPDHVNGGVNHFGSPFNFPEEFISVYRLHPLVPDLLEYRELSNPNVVKEKVPVVDTFRAKATEAMRSRGLANWATSLGRQRLGLLTLQNHPQFLQNLTIPHLNSSTHKIDVAALDLIRDRERGIPRYNEFRRQYALKQLTSFNDFNDERLPADSPAREEQEQLVKALREVYGQHRCDASKIITQSQVNDDGSPINDCLGHPDGTVVDNIEDVDTIVGYLAESTRPHGFAISETQFVVFILNASRRLYSDRFFTSSFRPEFYSYLGVDWVNDNGPTGKVMEKGKPNDHEQEMLPMKRILLRTMPELSGELEHVVNAFDPWARDRGEYYSLDWKPRPGAEDDEAFFRNE; encoded by the coding sequence ATGAAGAATACTTCTACTGGTCGCTCGTTGCTACTCGCATGCATATTACCTCTTTCCCTTTTGTTCGGATGCGTGACCGATGGGAGCCGGAAAGAAGAAAAAATTTCTCTAGAGAGCTGCAAGGGAAAACTCGTCACCGGTGTTCTCACACTGGCGAAAAAACGGGAAAACCGATTCCTGGGAAAAGTCTCCGAACAGACCGCTTTGTGTCGCGGCGGAACCGAAGCGGCAGCGCAACGCGACACCCCATGGAACGACTGGGCCAATTACTATGCCGTGGGCGACGCCACTTCCAAAAGAGAAGGGATTATAAAAAGCACTGGGCCGTTGAGTCCCAATGGACGAGGCATTAACGGCGCCCTCCTTGATCTGGAACTTCAGCGGATCGGATTAATTAAATTTAACCTCTATGACAATAGCCGTACCTTTGAACATTATATTAAAGGTCGTGAAGGGATTGACGGTCCTGCCCTCAAAACTTGGCCTGAAATGCAACTGCCCGCAGGGCATCCCCACTTTCAAGATGTCTCCACAGAAAGTGGTCAACTATGCCAAGGGGAACTCATTCGCCAGCGAACACTTATGGGAATTTGTAACGATATCAAAAATCCCTTGATGGGCTCGACGGGAATGCTCTTTGCCAGGAATGTGGAATTCGATGAGACCTTTTCCGAATTGAGCCGCACGGAATTGATCCGCAACCGACATGGCGAACGCATCGGACTGTTAACGCCTGATCCTCAAATCATTAGCAGAAAGCTTTTCACCCGCACACAGTCTGACCCCTCGAAATGCCAAGAGGGTTCGGGCTTGGAAGGATATTCCAAAGAGGCCAATTGCGATTACAAGAAGGCCCCGTTCTTCAATGTACTTGCGGCATATTGGATTCAATTTATGACCCACGACTGGTTCGCGCATTTAGATGAAGGCAACAACCATCCCGAATCAATGACAGTTGGGTGTAGGACGGATCTCGGAGGAAGGTCCTTATCGGACAAGGACATTTCCCAACTGGGATGCCGACCCGGCGATGCCATCGGGAAAACCCTAGTTGCTGAAGACAGCGAACCTGAAACTTTTACCCATAATCAGAAATCATATCTGACGCGAGCACCAAAGACTTTTCACAACCATGTGACGGCCTGGTGGGATGCTTCCCAACTCTACGGGTACGACCAGACCTCTCTACAAAGAGTGAAACGAGATCCCTCCGACCCCGCTAAACTATTGTTGGTTGAAAGAAATACACAAGGAAACCCATCCAACGAGTTGGGCTATCTTCCATTGATGGACTCCTCCGATCCTATGCATGACGCCTGGCAAGGTCAAGAAGCCGCAGCCTTTCCGGATAACTGGACCGTGGGCTTGAGTTTTCTTCATAACGTATTCGCTCGTGAGCATAATCTTTTTGTGGAGAAGTTCCGGAAACGCGCAGCAAACACTCCAGATGAAGATTCCGGGCTACGAAATCCTGTGAACCCCAATACGGTCATTGCTTATAAAGACGTCACCCCGGAAGAACTCTATCAAGCCGCACGCCTTGTGGTGTCAGCCGAGATTGCGAAAATTCATACGATCGAATGGACCACCCAGCTACTCTACAACGAGGCCCTGTACAAGGGCATGAATTCCAACTGGAGTGGCCTGTTCGCCGAGCACCCTCTGGTCGCTAAAGCCTTGGAACAAGTCGTGGTGAATAATTTTGGGGAATCGGAAAATTCGAAGAAACAAACTACGTGGTATTCGGTTTTTGCCGTTGGCCCAGGAATTTTCGGTCTTGGAAACGAACGCTACCGAGGGAAGACGGTCCTGTCAGGACTGTTTCCGCTCAAAGAAGATGTTTGGGATCTGACGAATCCCGATCATGTGAACGGAGGCGTGAATCACTTTGGATCACCCTTTAACTTTCCTGAAGAATTTATCTCCGTGTATCGGCTGCACCCCTTAGTACCGGACCTTTTAGAATACCGAGAACTTTCGAACCCCAATGTGGTCAAAGAAAAAGTGCCAGTGGTGGACACCTTTCGCGCTAAGGCGACGGAAGCCATGCGGAGTCGGGGATTGGCCAATTGGGCGACAAGTTTAGGCCGTCAACGATTAGGCCTACTCACACTGCAGAACCATCCACAATTTTTGCAAAATTTGACGATCCCTCATCTGAACTCTTCGACACACAAAATCGACGTGGCCGCGTTGGACCTCATTAGAGATCGCGAACGCGGGATTCCACGATACAACGAGTTTCGAAGACAATATGCTCTCAAACAATTGACGAGTTTTAACGACTTTAATGATGAACGATTGCCTGCAGATTCACCCGCGCGTGAGGAGCAGGAACAACTCGTGAAAGCCTTGCGCGAGGTTTATGGCCAGCACCGCTGTGATGCCTCGAAGATCATTACCCAATCTCAGGTAAACGATGATGGATCTCCCATCAATGATTGTTTGGGTCATCCAGATGGTACGGTTGTGGATAATATTGAGGACGTGGATACGATTGTGGGCTATTTGGCTGAATCCACACGCCCGCATGGATTCGCCATTTCCGAAACACAGTTTGTGGTGTTTATTCTCAACGCCTCTCGCCGGTTGTACAGCGATCGGTTTTTTACGTCCAGCTTTCGTCCCGAGTTTTATTCTTACTTAGGGGTGGATTGGGTCAATGACAATGGACCGACCGGAAAAGTCATGGAAAAGGGCAAGCCCAATGATCATGAGCAAGAAATGTTGCCGATGAAGCGCATCCTTCTCCGAACGATGCCTGAATTGAGCGGAGAGCTGGAACACGTCGTCAACGCCTTCGATCCCTGGGCTCGGGATCGTGGAGAATACTACTCATTAGATTGGAAACCACGACCTGGAGCCGAAGATGACGAAGCATTTTTCAGAAACGAGTAG
- a CDS encoding HD-GYP domain-containing protein, producing the protein MPFKPLKIEDLRIGHYVKLECSWWRHPFAKNIFKVTTAAELRLIKKISKLTLFYDPELSDTGSEIEEKPPEGQGYSFPGSSAQVSGDQKVHLFDAERQDREEEAKEHKIRVLAEDRGKRREAYRERRNQLKKTERAYEDAAKQTKIALKNMASGDIAGLRMAENLLSDLTKSLGEDRIVMALLEVMNSKDTEDPLFVHAMNVCVLSMLVGKIMGLSGKDLTTLGLGALAHDIGYLKIPRAVCLTTAGFAREGANLKLHIEAGLSGIGRIPEFPEPGIQIIAQHHERLNGRGYPHGLTRDQISLLAKIVMIVDEYDELCNGQDDEEGLTPYEALSLMYKNATVRKTGEFDEEILILVIKTLGVYPPGTLVELNDGSIGVVISINPQCRTKPQVMIYESDVPQDEAVIVDLSQDEELSIEKSLRPQEISKVAKNYLCPNRVTGFFPSSSEISLFSQARQAVS; encoded by the coding sequence ATGCCATTCAAACCCTTAAAAATTGAAGATTTGCGAATCGGACACTATGTCAAGCTAGAGTGTTCATGGTGGAGGCACCCTTTCGCCAAAAACATTTTTAAAGTTACCACCGCAGCTGAACTCCGCCTTATAAAGAAAATATCAAAACTTACGTTGTTTTATGATCCTGAGCTTTCGGATACCGGCTCGGAAATAGAAGAAAAACCACCAGAGGGTCAAGGATATTCCTTTCCTGGATCTTCTGCGCAGGTGAGTGGAGATCAAAAGGTTCACTTATTTGATGCAGAGCGCCAAGATAGAGAGGAAGAAGCCAAAGAACATAAGATCAGGGTTCTGGCGGAGGATCGCGGAAAGCGGCGCGAAGCTTATCGAGAACGGAGAAACCAACTCAAGAAAACGGAACGGGCTTATGAAGACGCGGCAAAACAAACCAAAATTGCTCTCAAAAATATGGCATCCGGTGATATAGCCGGGTTACGCATGGCAGAAAATTTGCTATCGGACTTGACCAAGTCGTTGGGGGAGGACCGAATTGTCATGGCCCTTCTCGAGGTGATGAACTCTAAGGATACTGAAGATCCGCTTTTTGTTCATGCCATGAATGTCTGTGTCCTTTCGATGTTGGTGGGAAAAATCATGGGACTATCAGGAAAAGATTTGACGACATTAGGATTGGGCGCGTTGGCCCATGACATCGGATATCTCAAAATTCCGCGAGCTGTGTGTTTAACCACAGCTGGATTTGCGAGGGAAGGAGCAAATTTAAAACTCCACATTGAGGCAGGTCTTTCCGGAATTGGACGAATTCCTGAGTTTCCGGAACCCGGGATACAAATCATTGCGCAACATCATGAACGTCTTAATGGTCGGGGATATCCCCATGGACTCACCCGAGACCAAATTTCCCTTTTAGCCAAAATTGTGATGATTGTCGATGAGTACGATGAGCTGTGTAACGGTCAGGACGACGAGGAAGGGTTGACTCCTTACGAAGCACTCTCCCTCATGTATAAAAATGCCACGGTAAGGAAAACGGGAGAATTTGATGAGGAAATTCTGATTCTCGTCATCAAAACCCTGGGAGTCTATCCGCCAGGAACATTGGTGGAATTGAATGACGGGTCGATCGGGGTGGTCATTAGTATCAATCCTCAATGCCGAACAAAGCCGCAGGTTATGATTTATGAGTCTGATGTTCCGCAGGATGAAGCCGTCATTGTCGATCTATCTCAAGATGAAGAATTATCCATTGAAAAAAGTCTTCGTCCTCAGGAGATCAGTAAAGTAGCAAAAAACTATCTTTGCCCAAATCGGGTTACAGGTTTTTTCCCTTCTTCATCTGAAATTTCACTTTTCTCACAAGCCAGACAGGCAGTTTCCTAA
- a CDS encoding sodium:proton antiporter encodes MELFDILAIVISLTAGFAYLNHRFIGLPVTIGVMVIALLASLLLQIIDLAGLHLGDHAARWLSSIDFNATLLHGMLSYLLFAGALHVKLDDLHEHKWTIGILATVGTVVSTFLVGTITWWVLGLLGVALPLVMCLVFGALISPTDPIAVLGILKNAKAPKSLEVKITGESLFNDGVGVVIFLVLAEIATSTHEPTMSHMAGLFAQEAIGGTLFGLALGALGYGLLKSIDQYQVEVIITLALVTGGYALADALHLSGPIAIVVAGLVIGNQGRRFAMSEKTREHLDVFWELLDEILNAVLFVLIGLEVLVLTFTQEYLLASLALIPLILLCRLVAIGLPMTLLRRVRTFSPGAIWLMTWGGLRGGISVALALSLPTSPERDVILAITYAVVVFSIVVQGLTMEKLVKRLSVS; translated from the coding sequence ATGGAATTGTTTGACATTCTTGCTATCGTTATCAGCCTGACCGCTGGCTTTGCCTACCTCAACCATCGATTCATTGGGCTGCCCGTCACCATCGGCGTGATGGTCATTGCCTTGTTAGCCTCGTTACTTCTTCAAATAATTGATCTTGCCGGCTTGCACCTCGGGGATCATGCGGCGCGGTGGCTCTCTAGCATTGACTTCAATGCCACGCTCCTTCATGGCATGCTCAGCTACCTTCTCTTTGCGGGAGCCCTGCACGTCAAACTCGATGATTTGCATGAACACAAATGGACTATTGGAATATTAGCTACGGTGGGGACGGTGGTCTCGACCTTTTTAGTGGGGACAATAACCTGGTGGGTACTTGGACTGTTGGGCGTCGCGCTCCCCTTAGTCATGTGTCTGGTGTTCGGAGCCCTCATTTCCCCAACCGACCCTATTGCCGTTCTGGGGATTTTAAAAAATGCCAAAGCACCCAAAAGTTTGGAAGTAAAGATTACCGGGGAGTCATTGTTCAATGATGGTGTGGGGGTGGTGATCTTCCTCGTCTTGGCGGAAATCGCTACAAGCACGCATGAACCCACCATGAGTCATATGGCAGGACTCTTCGCCCAAGAAGCCATTGGTGGCACGCTTTTTGGTTTAGCCTTGGGGGCGCTAGGCTATGGCCTGCTTAAAAGCATCGACCAATACCAGGTAGAAGTCATTATCACCTTGGCGCTGGTCACCGGTGGCTATGCTCTGGCCGATGCCCTACATCTTTCGGGGCCGATTGCCATTGTGGTAGCGGGCCTGGTCATTGGGAATCAAGGGCGCCGTTTCGCGATGTCTGAAAAAACTCGGGAACATCTGGATGTGTTTTGGGAACTGCTCGATGAAATCCTGAATGCGGTTCTCTTTGTACTGATCGGCCTGGAAGTGTTGGTTCTCACTTTTACCCAAGAATATCTGCTCGCAAGCTTAGCGCTTATTCCCTTAATTTTGCTTTGTCGCTTGGTGGCCATCGGATTGCCCATGACCCTGCTTCGTCGGGTGCGCACATTTTCGCCTGGTGCGATCTGGCTGATGACCTGGGGCGGACTACGTGGGGGAATCAGCGTGGCCTTAGCCTTATCGTTACCAACGAGCCCGGAACGAGACGTGATCCTAGCGATCACCTATGCGGTAGTCGTGTTCTCCATTGTGGTCCAAGGATTAACTATGGAGAAACTGGTGAAACGCCTGTCCGTATCCTGA